CCGCTGCCGGCGTACCCGTACACGCCCCAGACATACGTGCCGCTGGTCGCGTTGTAGGTGATGGTCTCACTGCTGGAGGGCGTTTCGCTCTCGGCCACGTAGCTCCAGGTGCCGTTGGCACCCTTCTTGAGCAGGTAGAGGTCAAAGTCGGTGCCGGAAGGCCCACTCAACGTGGCTTTCAGGGTGCCGCCCGCATAGGTAAAGCCTGCCGAGCCGGGCTGGTAGCTGAACTGTCCAGCGCTGACAGTACCGGTGTAGGTCTTGTTGCCGGGGGTGGGCGTGGGGTCGGGGTTTGGCGTCGGCGTGGTGCCTCCGGGGTTGGTGAACAGCAGGCGGTCAGGGCTGCCGTTCAGGTTCGACAGCTTGCCCGTGGACGCGCTGTTGGTCAGGGCCGTGGCAATCTGGGCTGAGGTGTAGCTGGGGTTGGCCGCCAGGATCAGCGCCGCTGCACCTGCGACGTGGGGCGTGGCCATAGAGGTGCCGTTCCAGGTCGCGCTGCTGATGGCGGTGTCGCTCGTGTTCACGGTGCTCGTGATGCCCGTTCCAGGGGCCAGGATGTCAACGCAGTTGCCGTAGTTGCTGCCCAGGCCAGTGCCCCAGTCGTTGGGATCGGCGCGGCGGTCCGTCTTGGTGGTGGCACCGACGGTGAAAGCACCCGCAGAGCTGGCCGGCGAGACGTTACAGGCGTTCTGGTTTTCGTTCCCTGCAGCAACAGCCATGAAGAGCCCTTTGCTGCTGGCGTTGGTCACGGCGTCGTTTTCGGCTTGGTCAACCCCGCCGCCCAGACTCATGTTGGCAATGGCCGTGCCGCTGCCCTTGTTGTTCAGCGCCCAGTTGATCCCTGCAATCACACCGCTGTTCTGGCCACGGCCCTGGCAGTCCAGCACCTTCACGGCGATCAGTTTGACGCCCTTGGCCACGCCGTACGTGGCGCTGCCCACCGTGCCGGCCACGTGCGTGCCGTGTCCACCGCAGTCCGAGTTGTTGCCGTCGCCGGTCGTGTTGGTGCCCCAGGTGGCCCGGCCGCCAAACTGCTGATGGCTCGTCCGGATGCCGGTGTCAATGATGTAGACCTTGACCGCGCTGGCCGTCGAGTCGTAGGTGTACGAGCTGTTCAGGGGCAGGCTGCGCTGATCGATGCGGTCCAGACCCCAGACGGCGTTCGACTGGGTGGCTGTGGCCTTGGAGTAGCTGTCCTGCTGGACGTATTTCACGCGGGGATCACTGCGCAGGGTGCTGAGGTTCTGCGCGCTCAGTTTGGCGGCAAAGCCGTTGAGGGCCGCGCCGTAGATGTGCTGGATGGTCACGCCCTGGGGGTCAAGCGACAGGCTGCTGATGAGCCCACTGGCGCTCTGGGTGGACAGGTTGTTCACAGCCCCTTCGCTCAGCACCACGATGTACTGGCCAGGAATGGCTTCTGGGTTGCTCGTGCCTAGCAGCGGCGCGGCTGTGCGGGTCAGGGTTGTCGGCAGCGACGACTGAGCATCGGGCTGAGCGGCAGTCGGAGCAGTGGCCTGCTGCCCACAGGCAGCGAGGAGGAGGGTCAAACCGAGGGTTCCAGCAGTGAGCCGTGCATTCATGTGAGCCTCCAGACAATTATTCACTCAGTGAACAAAAGGGCCACCGCGGGTGCAGTGCAGAGATGACGTTGTGGTGACGACATGAGTGTAGGTGTCAGGCTAATGTAAATGAGACAATGGGTCTAGACAACTTATCCAAAATGCGCTGTTATTGCGCCAGATAATTCCACCTAACGAATAGGCCAAGCTACTATCTACTCATCTCACCAGCAGCTTGGGGGCTCCCATGCAACGAGTCATGAGGTCTGTCTTACCGCCACACTCAGCGCCCTCGTTCCAGGTCCAGCGGGATCTCCCCTCATCCTGCCGCGACCCCGTGGAGCAACAACCGACGGCTCAGTCATGCTCCTCGCCCGACCAGATTCTTCCTGAGGCCTCTCTCCTGCCGACTCGCCCACCACCCACCTGTTCTTCTGACCTTTTGTCGGGCGCCCTGCGCCGGGGCGAATTCAGGGTGCATTACCAGCCGATCGTGTCGGCCGTCTCAGGGCAACCCATCAAAGCTGAGGCGTTGCTGCGATGGCAGCCTGCGGGACAGCCTCTGGTCTCGCCCAGTGACTTTCTGGCACAGCTGGAAGCCTCAGACGAGATGGCCGACGTGGGGACCTGGGTGTTGTGGCAAGCCTGCCACGCGGCGGCCCGGTGGCCGGGGACACGCATAGCGGTGAACCTGTCTGAAGCTCAATTCAGCAGGCGCAACTTTGTCACCACTGTCAAGCAGGTGCTTAGGGACACTGGCCTTCAACCAAACTGTCTGGAACTAGAATTGACAGAAACCATGCTGATGACGGGGTCCTGTTACGCGGCCAGGGCCTTGCGGCGGCTCAGGGCGTTCGGCGTTCGCGTGGTGCTTGATGACTTTGGCACGGGATTCTCGAATCTGTCCTGCCTGCAGTTCTTTCCGTTTGACGGGCTCAAACTTGACCGCAGTCTCGTTCAGCCCCTTCAGCGGCGAGACGCGCGCAGCCTCACCATTGTGCGAGGCCTGGTCGAACTTTGTCAGCGGCTCCAGTTGGAGATCACGGCGGAGGGGGTCGAAACCCCTGTGCAGCTGCGCACTCTCCAGGCGATGGATGTGCCCCTGCTCCAGGGCTACCTCTTTGCTCGGCCGCAAGAATCTTGGGCGCCAGGCACCACGAAGCTGGCAGGCGGACTGGAGCCTGTCAAATGGAGCAGCCATTCTTAGAGGACCAAGAGCCACAAGGTCCGGGATGACCAAGTGCATGAGCTGGCCCATCGTGCTGGGCGAGTGCCTCTAAAATGAGGTCATGTCAGAGGCTGTGAATCGTCTGAGATCGCAAGTTGCGCTTGCTTCTGGGCGAGAGCACCTACGGTTGCTCGTTGATATGGCATTCGCTCTGCGGGAAGTAGACGCGCGCGAAGGGCTCAACGTTGCCCGTACGGCGATTGACCTGGCGCAGGCCGACAAAGATTGGACAGCGCTGACATCACTCCTGATCGCTGAAGCTCTGAATCTGGACCGTCTGGGCGACTACCATTCAGCACTTGTTCAGCTTGACAAGGCACAAAAAATTAATCAGAAGCTGGGCGACATTGGCATCCTGTCGAGAATCTGGAATGCCAGAGGCGTCATATTTTCAAATCAGGGTCAATTGCCAGAGGCTCTGCACCATTATCTCTTAAGCGAAGGAATTTGCGAGGAATCGAGGAACTACTGGATGCTCTCCGCCGTCCTCAACAATATAGGTATCGTCTACGACCGGCTTGGCCGACATGACGAGGCTTTTGCCTCCTATGGACGGGCTTTAAAGCTGGCTCATTCTATTGGACGAGAAGATATAGAATTACACGCCGTCTCCAATCTCGGGTTTAACAGAATGTTTCTCCAACTGTGGGATGACGCCCTAAAATATCATAAAGAAGCACTCAGTTACGCGCAGAAGCAAGAAAATGAATATGGAATCATTATCTGCACAGCCAACATAGCCGAGTCCTATGGCGCCCTGGGGGAGATTGAGCACGCCCACACGCTCTTTGCCGACGCCATCGGACGGGCCCGAGCCCTCGGTGATCTCGAACACCTCGTGGATCTCCTCTATGAACAAGCGAAGTTGTATCTGAAGTCGGATGAATGGAGGCCCGCTCTCGCGCTTCTTCAGGAAACTCTTGAACTGGTGAGGCAGATGGGCGGCTTTCACCGGGAACTAACCTACCGGGTTCAGCTGGCCGATACGCTGGTGCAGGTTGGACGAGCTCAAGAAGCGCTGGCCGACCTGGAAGCCGCGCCCCCACCCGCAGACCATGCCGGCACCCTTGAACCGCGCCGGCGCCTGTACAGCCTCCTGATCCAGTTATACGGGGAACAGGGCCGCGCAGACTTGGTTCAGCACTACCAGCAGAAGCGGCAGGACGTTGAGCAGGTTCTCCAGGCGCAAACCGAGCAGTGGGCCGCCCGCATTCCAGAAGTCGAGCGCCAGGTGGCCCAGTGGAAGCAGGAAGCCGCCCGAACAGGCCAGCGGCTACAGGACTCGGTGCCAGGTCAGCTGACGCCCCAGTCAGCAGCAGTGGACTTTGATGAGCTGAACCAGCATTTCGAGGCTGCCCAGCACAAATTAGAAGATCTGGCCGTCCTGGTTGTGCTGACGGAGGTGCGCGGGAAAAGCGTGCAGTTTGTGGACCCGCAACGCGAAGACTTGGCGCAGTTCCTGCAGAGGGAGGCACCCAGCGCGGTCAATCTGGGGTCGCGGGATGACGGTGCAGTGATCCTTCTCTTGCCAGGCACTGGGCACACCTCGGCGGTGGCGTTTGCCAAGACACTGATCCGGCACCTCCGCGCCAATTCCTCGTCGGCCAGGGTCAGTGTGGGCTGCTGCACCACCACCGCCTGGTCTCAGGCCGAAGATATGATGCGCTCCGCAGAACGCCTGCTCAGTCAGGCGCAGGGCCTGGGGGGCAACCGGGTCATGGCCACCGGTCAGGGATGAGCAGGCCAGAAGGTCGTGAACAGGTAGACTTGGCGTCTGAAGAGGGCCTACCCCCTTCTGCTCTGAACACAGGCCTTCCCATGCCCCCTGCCCAGTCCACCGACCCCTCCGACGATCCGGCCGTGCCCACACTGGAGCGGCCCCTCTATCTGCTGACGTTTTTTACGGCCAAGGAACCGGTCTGGACCCTCTCAGGGCTGTCGAGGGCCAGTGGCCTGCCCTCCGCGAGTTGTCTGCGCGCCATCCGGGTGTTAGAGAAATATCAGTTCCTGCGCCGTGACCACATGCAGTACCGGTTGGGCAGTCAATTGGTCCGGCTCAGTGCCAACGCCATGGCGTCCTCGCCCTCGCGCCGCCTCGCGCTGCCCCATCTGGAGCACCTGCACCGCCTGACGGGGTTGGCGGTCAGCTGGTCTGTGCTGGAAAGCCAGGAAGCCCTCACCCTGGAGGTGGTGGCGTCTCCAGAACACCCCGCCGAACGGGTGCAGGTGGGCGCCGCGCTGGACCTGTCGGCGGGGGCCGTCTCACGGGTGCTGCTGGCCTTCGCCCCGCAGGAGGTGCGGCGCAGCGTCCTGGCGAGCCTCTGGGCCGAGCACCCACACACCCGCCCACACCAGGAGCTGCTCGATGGCCTGACCCGCAAAGCCTGGCTGGCGCTGGAGGTCAGCCGGCAGCCCGCCGACCGCTGTGACGTCGCGGCCCCGGTCTTTCAGGGGGACGGCCGTCTGGTGGCGTCCGTCGGCCTGGAGCGCTCGCGCAGCATGCCTCCGTCCCGAGCGGTCCTGGAACAGGAACTGGGCCTCTTGAATCAGGCGGCGCAGCGGATCTCACGTGACCTCGGGTACACGCGGGAATGGCAGGGCGACCCGGCGTTCTTTCTGCAGATTCTGGAAAGCGTGAATATCCTGGCGTTCACTGAGGCGTCCTCCGTCGGCAATGACCTCGTGAATTACCCCATCTGAAGAGGCGGGCAACGGCATCCGGGACGAAGGCCAGATCAAACAGCTTCCGCTCGATGATGGCACAGCGAGAAGGCCACTGGCTGCGCCTCCATAACGCAGTATCCGTCTATTCTCAATTTTCGAGTCTGCCGCGCCGCTTGCTAAATACGCTCAGATTTCATCCAATATCCTGCCTGAGGTTGGTCGGCATCTGTCTCACAGCGGCTGCCAGTTCCATTGAGGGGCCAATAACGCCCCTCAACTCCAGTTTCGCCGCTGTCTCTTATGGACACTCACTATGTTCGCCTTACCGTGATTGAGGATCATCACCCTCAACCACGCTGAGTTCCTCTGTCAGAGCGCGCTCCAGTGGCCTGGGGGCAAACCGTGTTGCTCCCGCACTTGCTGGGCGGCCAGCTGGTGAGCCAGGTCGTCACCCGCCTCTTGCTTGGCCCGCAGGTCGTGCAGCCGCGCCTGCCACGCCACATTGGGGGCGGCCTGAAGCAACGCCTCGGCCTCGTCTAGTGGCGCCTGCGCGTCTTCCCTCCGCTTCAGCGCCATCAGGATGGCCGCTTCTTCCAGGGCGCGCAGGGCGAGCAGATGCGCGGGAAAGGCCCGCCCGTCCCTGGTCAGCGCCAGCTCGGCCAGAGCGCCTTCCAACTGGCCGCCCAGACGCAGGGTCCGGGCCTGCAAGACCGGGAAGAATCCCAGAAGCGCGCTGTGGTCGGGGCTATGGGTACGGTGGGCATGGGCATGGAGCCGCGCGGCCAGGTCCAGGTCACCCGAAAGATGCGCCACCATGATCTGACTGAACAGCAGGGCCACCCGCTCGCCGTGGTTGGCGTCCAGGCGGCTCAGGTGCTGCTCGCCGCGCGCAACACTCGCCTGGGCCGCCTCCACCTCACCCAGTTCGCATTGCACCCGCGCCAGTTTCGCCAGGCTGGAGCCGGCGCGCAGTAGGTCGCCCCGGCGCAGGTGCAGGGCCTCGGCCCGTTCCAGATGCGCCGTGGCCTCACGGGGGGAGGCGGCACTGAGGGCCAGCCCCAGCCCTTCCTGGGCCTTGGCCTGCCACTCCAGAGACGCGGCGCGCTCGCCCAGGTCAGCGAGGCGGCGCAGATGGTCACGCACCTCCGCGTGGTGGCCACGGATGTAGGCCACCAGCGCCAGACCCTCGGTCAGCTGGGCCTCGACCAGCCACGTCTCACGCCCAGGCTCGGCGGCGCGCAGGGCCGATAGGCCGGCCTGCACCGCCGGCTCTATCTGCTCCACGTCAATCGTGGACTCGACTGCCCGGTAGGTCTGCATAAAGGCAGTCGCCCGTTCCAGTGGCGTCACGGCCCGGTCGTGCAGAGCGCGCACTGCGTCTGCATGGCCAGGGTCATCCATGTTGGCCAGCACCTCTGCCCGCAGCGCCAGCGCCCCAAAGGCCGCCCGCTCGTCCACCGGCCCAAAATGTTCGGCGGCCTGGGCAAAATACTGCGCGGCCTCGACCTGACGCGCGGCGTGCCAAGCAGACTGACCGGCCCGCAGCAGCCACGGCGCCGCCTGCGCCGCGTCGCCCCCAGCCAGCCAGTGTCCCGCCACGCGGGCCGGCGCGGCGCGTTCGCCCCCGCCCATCACCCGCGCCGCCGCGCGGTGCAGCAGCCGGCGCACACCCTCGGGGATTTCCTGCCGCAGAGCCTCGGCCACGAGGTCGTGTTCAAACCGCTCGCCCACCACAATCTGCGCCGTTTCCAGTTCTTCCCAGGCGGCGGCCACATCCAGCAGCGGCGCGCGCAGGGTCTCGGCCACCAGTTCCAGGTCAAAGTCGCTGCCCAGGACGGCGGCGGCGCGGGCCGCCTGAAGAGCCGGCGCGGAGAGCCGACCCAGCCGCCCAGAGATCACCGCGCCTGCTTTTTCAGGCAGGGGCAGCGCCTCGGGCAACGTGCCTGTCTGGGCCTGCGCTTCATGGAGGCTGCGCACCGTTTCCAGCAGCAGCAGAGGGTTGCCCCCGGTGAAGCGCCTCAGCCGCTCGGGCAGTTGCGCGTCCAGGGGCAACTCCAGCTGTTCCAGCAGGCCCTGAACATCCTCTTCGCCCAGTGGCCCCACCTCAATGAGTTCGACCAGGCCTCCACTCACCAGCGCCTGAAGCATGCCGGTCAGCAGGGGCGAGAGTTCACCTTTGCGGAAGATGTGGATGGTCCGGTACGGGGCGTCGGGCTGCCCCCACCCCAGCTGGGCGAACACAAATCCGCCCGCCTCCACACTGGCCTCGTCCATAAACTGCACGTCGTCAAATACCATGTGGCGCAGGCCCCGCTGCACCGCCGCACCCAGCACCTCGACCTTGGCACGCCAGAACCGCAGTTTCTGCTCCTCAGAGACGATAGGTGCGGGGGTGCCGCCCAGGCCCGGCAGCAGACGTGAGAGTTCCTCGCGTATCCAGGGGGCCAGGGGCAGGTCTGGATAGGCAGCGAGTACCTGCCCGTAAGTCCGGGCGTGGGTGGCATACAGCAGCCCCGCGTCGCCTGGCCGGCCCTCAAAGCGCATGCCGCCGCCGTGGGCCGCCAGAAAATCAAGTGCCAGGCGCGTTTTCCCGGCACCCGGATCGCCAGTCAGGATGATGCCCTGTCCACGTTCCCACGCGGCGGCCATACGCGCCCAGACATCGGCGCGGCCCACCAGCACGGGTGGGCGGCGCACCGCCAGCGGAATGCGGGCGGCGGCCGGTGCCGCAGAGGGCGCCACCGAGCCTCGGTCAATCAAGCTGGCCAGCTCGCGCGTCTCGGGCAGAGGGCTGACCCCCAGTTCGCGCGACAGGACCTCCTGGCAGCGGTGGTAGGCCTTCAGGGCCGCTGGGCGGTCCCCGGCCAGGTAATGCAGGCGCATCAGTCGGCGCCAGGCGTCTTCGGACAGCGGGTCAAGGTCCAGCAGACGCCGGGTCAGGTCCAGTGCACTGTCCAGGGCGCCGGCTTCCTCAGCCTCGGTGGCGCGCCGGGCCAGGTGTCCGGCGCGGGCCAGGTCCAGGCGCTCACGCCAGGCCAGCAGCCACTCGGCCAGGTCAGGCTGCTCGTCAAAGCCCAGACCGTCCAGTAGCGGCCCGCTGGGAACGTCGGCGCCGCCCTCCTCCCAGCCTTGAAGGTCAGAAGAGAGGGCCGGTCCCAGCGCCACCGCTTCACCCGCCTGCACCAGCCCTGGGTCATGACTTTTGCCTATGCGGCGCAGCAGATGAACCAGATTGTTCCGGGCGGCTGCCTCGGGCGTGTCAGGCCACAGGAGCCCAGCCAGCCGTGAGCGCGAGGTCGGACCTTCCAGCGTCAGGTAAACCAGCAACGCCAGGGTGCGCGCCTCGCAGCGGACCGCCTGCCCGGTCGGGTCTAGAAGGCGCGGTTTGCCGAAGGCCAGAAGCTGCCAGGGCGCGCTGTTCATGATTTCTGATGATAACAAGCTGGTCGTAGCAAAAGGGGCGAAACCTTAGTTGCAGGTCTGCATCGGCTGTGGCCTGCTCTCAAGATCGCGCAAGTGAAAGTGAGTGGGCGCATATGAGGCCCCGCCGTCGCCAGGCGTTTATCCACAGGAGTAAGAGGGTGGGTCTGCCTGAGCACACCGGAACCAGACAGAACCGTCTACAGCAGCTGTGGCAGGAAAGCTGCTGTCCCACGCCAGCGGGCCGGCCAGGGAAGAGACAGGTCGGCCCGCCGCTGCACGCCACCATTATTTGCTGCCACGTTAGGCCATCACCAGCGGCCCACTCAGGCCACCTCAACAGGAACCTCATGCACACCACCCGACTGCTTTTGCTAGCGCTGGCCAAAATCACCCTTCCAGGCTGTGGCAGGCCAGGCACCGTCACGCCAGGACCAGCTGAACCTGGCCCCATCCAGTTCGCGCCCCAGGTGCAGCGGCCCGACGTCATAAGCGATGTGGTGCGCGACGCAGCCGGGCAGCCTCTGGCCGGGACCGAAGGCTGGGCCGACAACACCGTCTCCTCCGACATGAGCGTGTTGGGCACGACCGACGCGGGTGGCCGCTACGCCCTGGACCTGCCGCACAACGTGGGCACCTGGCGACCCAGCGCAAAGATCAGCCGGCCCGAGCATGGGCAGACTTCCACTTTCACGGTGTATCCGACGACCGCTCGGCGTTTCAGGCGAGAACGGGCGCCACGCGTGACTTCGTGTGGCGTATTCGGGGGGAATATTGCGGCAGCGTGCTGGGCCACCTGGTCAACGTGTGCTCCGGTGACGGCGAGGTGGACTGGGACAGCCTGAAACTGACCTTCACGCCTCAGGGACTCCCGATCGGCGGCCTCCTTGAAGCGGACGCTGAGGGGCGGAAAGGTTACCGACGTGCCAGTGGACACGTACTGCGTCTCGGCCACACATGCGCCTGAA
Above is a window of Deinococcus betulae DNA encoding:
- a CDS encoding EAL domain-containing protein, whose protein sequence is MRSVLPPHSAPSFQVQRDLPSSCRDPVEQQPTAQSCSSPDQILPEASLLPTRPPPTCSSDLLSGALRRGEFRVHYQPIVSAVSGQPIKAEALLRWQPAGQPLVSPSDFLAQLEASDEMADVGTWVLWQACHAAARWPGTRIAVNLSEAQFSRRNFVTTVKQVLRDTGLQPNCLELELTETMLMTGSCYAARALRRLRAFGVRVVLDDFGTGFSNLSCLQFFPFDGLKLDRSLVQPLQRRDARSLTIVRGLVELCQRLQLEITAEGVETPVQLRTLQAMDVPLLQGYLFARPQESWAPGTTKLAGGLEPVKWSSHS
- a CDS encoding ATP-binding protein; protein product: MNSAPWQLLAFGKPRLLDPTGQAVRCEARTLALLVYLTLEGPTSRSRLAGLLWPDTPEAAARNNLVHLLRRIGKSHDPGLVQAGEAVALGPALSSDLQGWEEGGADVPSGPLLDGLGFDEQPDLAEWLLAWRERLDLARAGHLARRATEAEEAGALDSALDLTRRLLDLDPLSEDAWRRLMRLHYLAGDRPAALKAYHRCQEVLSRELGVSPLPETRELASLIDRGSVAPSAAPAAARIPLAVRRPPVLVGRADVWARMAAAWERGQGIILTGDPGAGKTRLALDFLAAHGGGMRFEGRPGDAGLLYATHARTYGQVLAAYPDLPLAPWIREELSRLLPGLGGTPAPIVSEEQKLRFWRAKVEVLGAAVQRGLRHMVFDDVQFMDEASVEAGGFVFAQLGWGQPDAPYRTIHIFRKGELSPLLTGMLQALVSGGLVELIEVGPLGEEDVQGLLEQLELPLDAQLPERLRRFTGGNPLLLLETVRSLHEAQAQTGTLPEALPLPEKAGAVISGRLGRLSAPALQAARAAAVLGSDFDLELVAETLRAPLLDVAAAWEELETAQIVVGERFEHDLVAEALRQEIPEGVRRLLHRAAARVMGGGERAAPARVAGHWLAGGDAAQAAPWLLRAGQSAWHAARQVEAAQYFAQAAEHFGPVDERAAFGALALRAEVLANMDDPGHADAVRALHDRAVTPLERATAFMQTYRAVESTIDVEQIEPAVQAGLSALRAAEPGRETWLVEAQLTEGLALVAYIRGHHAEVRDHLRRLADLGERAASLEWQAKAQEGLGLALSAASPREATAHLERAEALHLRRGDLLRAGSSLAKLARVQCELGEVEAAQASVARGEQHLSRLDANHGERVALLFSQIMVAHLSGDLDLAARLHAHAHRTHSPDHSALLGFFPVLQARTLRLGGQLEGALAELALTRDGRAFPAHLLALRALEEAAILMALKRREDAQAPLDEAEALLQAAPNVAWQARLHDLRAKQEAGDDLAHQLAAQQVREQHGLPPGHWSAL
- a CDS encoding S8 family peptidase, which encodes MNARLTAGTLGLTLLLAACGQQATAPTAAQPDAQSSLPTTLTRTAAPLLGTSNPEAIPGQYIVVLSEGAVNNLSTQSASGLISSLSLDPQGVTIQHIYGAALNGFAAKLSAQNLSTLRSDPRVKYVQQDSYSKATATQSNAVWGLDRIDQRSLPLNSSYTYDSTASAVKVYIIDTGIRTSHQQFGGRATWGTNTTGDGNNSDCGGHGTHVAGTVGSATYGVAKGVKLIAVKVLDCQGRGQNSGVIAGINWALNNKGSGTAIANMSLGGGVDQAENDAVTNASSKGLFMAVAAGNENQNACNVSPASSAGAFTVGATTKTDRRADPNDWGTGLGSNYGNCVDILAPGTGITSTVNTSDTAISSATWNGTSMATPHVAGAAALILAANPSYTSAQIATALTNSASTGKLSNLNGSPDRLLFTNPGGTTPTPNPDPTPTPGNKTYTGTVSAGQFSYQPGSAGFTYAGGTLKATLSGPSGTDFDLYLLKKGANGTWSYVAESETPSSSETITYNATSGTYVWGVYGYAGSGQYTLVETK
- a CDS encoding IclR family transcriptional regulator — encoded protein: MPPAQSTDPSDDPAVPTLERPLYLLTFFTAKEPVWTLSGLSRASGLPSASCLRAIRVLEKYQFLRRDHMQYRLGSQLVRLSANAMASSPSRRLALPHLEHLHRLTGLAVSWSVLESQEALTLEVVASPEHPAERVQVGAALDLSAGAVSRVLLAFAPQEVRRSVLASLWAEHPHTRPHQELLDGLTRKAWLALEVSRQPADRCDVAAPVFQGDGRLVASVGLERSRSMPPSRAVLEQELGLLNQAAQRISRDLGYTREWQGDPAFFLQILESVNILAFTEASSVGNDLVNYPI
- a CDS encoding tetratricopeptide repeat protein, with translation MAFALREVDAREGLNVARTAIDLAQADKDWTALTSLLIAEALNLDRLGDYHSALVQLDKAQKINQKLGDIGILSRIWNARGVIFSNQGQLPEALHHYLLSEGICEESRNYWMLSAVLNNIGIVYDRLGRHDEAFASYGRALKLAHSIGREDIELHAVSNLGFNRMFLQLWDDALKYHKEALSYAQKQENEYGIIICTANIAESYGALGEIEHAHTLFADAIGRARALGDLEHLVDLLYEQAKLYLKSDEWRPALALLQETLELVRQMGGFHRELTYRVQLADTLVQVGRAQEALADLEAAPPPADHAGTLEPRRRLYSLLIQLYGEQGRADLVQHYQQKRQDVEQVLQAQTEQWAARIPEVERQVAQWKQEAARTGQRLQDSVPGQLTPQSAAVDFDELNQHFEAAQHKLEDLAVLVVLTEVRGKSVQFVDPQREDLAQFLQREAPSAVNLGSRDDGAVILLLPGTGHTSAVAFAKTLIRHLRANSSSARVSVGCCTTTAWSQAEDMMRSAERLLSQAQGLGGNRVMATGQG